In Halapricum desulfuricans, a single window of DNA contains:
- a CDS encoding glycosyltransferase family 4 protein: MSRYIAEQQRHLDTVTTTVYETGPASAATIRALLVGALLSIWRMVQFPLERRPDVMHVHSSFQHSFYRNAFYVLFGRYVWNCPVVLHVHGSSFDTFLQPDSRVVSWFQSVVLNATTRVVVLSSYWQSVLAAVVPEDRIVVVPNAVPTGEYDPEYPEMPHVVFLSNLIERKGITEFVAAVEAASDDPDVAPFQVTIAGSGPLADRVERLAAEHDHVTYLGYVDEAKKRALLSSGTIYALPTRAEGLPIAILEAMAAGMAIVSTPVGSIPEVVGEDNGLLVQPGDADALTEALVELLADPDRVDRMGRTNRAVAVADYSWEAAADRLTELYATVDDATPARATPVTAS; this comes from the coding sequence GTGTCCCGCTACATAGCCGAGCAACAGCGACATCTCGATACCGTCACGACGACCGTATACGAGACTGGACCTGCCAGCGCCGCCACGATACGGGCCCTTCTCGTCGGTGCCCTCCTGTCGATCTGGCGGATGGTGCAGTTCCCGCTGGAGCGACGGCCCGACGTCATGCACGTCCACTCGTCGTTCCAGCACTCGTTCTACAGGAACGCGTTCTACGTCCTCTTCGGACGGTACGTCTGGAACTGTCCCGTCGTCCTCCACGTCCACGGGTCCTCGTTCGATACGTTCCTGCAACCGGACTCGCGGGTCGTGTCGTGGTTCCAGTCGGTCGTTCTCAACGCGACCACGCGGGTCGTGGTCCTCTCGTCGTACTGGCAGTCGGTGCTCGCAGCGGTCGTCCCCGAGGACCGTATCGTCGTCGTCCCGAACGCCGTTCCGACCGGGGAATACGACCCCGAATATCCGGAGATGCCCCACGTCGTCTTCCTCTCGAACCTCATCGAGCGCAAGGGCATCACCGAGTTCGTGGCCGCCGTCGAAGCCGCGAGCGACGACCCTGACGTGGCGCCCTTCCAGGTCACTATCGCGGGGAGCGGACCACTCGCCGACCGCGTAGAGCGGCTTGCCGCCGAGCACGATCACGTGACCTATCTCGGCTACGTCGACGAGGCCAAGAAACGGGCGTTGCTCTCGTCGGGAACGATCTACGCGTTGCCGACGCGGGCCGAAGGCCTCCCGATCGCGATCCTGGAAGCGATGGCGGCGGGCATGGCGATCGTCTCCACGCCGGTCGGTTCGATCCCGGAGGTCGTCGGCGAGGACAACGGACTCTTGGTCCAGCCCGGCGACGCCGACGCGCTCACCGAAGCCCTCGTGGAGTTGCTGGCCGATCCGGACCGTGTCGATCGGATGGGCCGGACCAATCGGGCGGTCGCCGTCGCGGACTACTCTTGGGAGGCCGCTGCCGACCGACTCACAGAGCTGTACGCGACGGTGGACGACGCCACGCCGGCGCGCGCCACCCCGGTCACGGCGTCGTGA
- a CDS encoding asparagine synthase-related protein, producing MFGTRPTDTYVEEVGRLGHGEVLEWTTTDVPETELVETISVDETINGAEAKHRLDRHFTDVIGDAKFNGSVATMLSGGVDSTLIHTYLDNDATVSAAFDSPEFEFEIEYARRASDLLGSAHEVVLSDEENFLDHVETTIDATGQPLLLPQATLMHLAVSRSPHQIYLNGGLADGLFGTGTAALAYLARYAGRAARLVPNLTWQLEALKKTSEQLRRPASDPTGCAMNFRIHSDQNLVADMFGQTAVEERKNRRLRYTERRVDADDRKGYAAHMHLGHAIEYFHDNILTIWRHAAHDSGKAIQTPFSGRKVFETALAISPADRYARFAVPSRDQPTRVVQHKYLLKELLNERLPAYDTKKRKGYSLLPMQRYLDDGPLSNAFDEYPMPEFVPEHYRGVIREGTDEVSWYALNYAVWRDRILLNEDLDIIETTTVVGA from the coding sequence TTGTTCGGGACCCGCCCCACGGATACGTACGTCGAAGAAGTCGGTCGGCTGGGTCATGGCGAAGTGCTCGAGTGGACGACGACGGACGTGCCCGAGACGGAACTGGTCGAGACCATCTCGGTCGACGAGACGATCAATGGAGCTGAAGCCAAACATCGTCTCGATCGGCATTTTACGGACGTTATCGGAGACGCGAAATTCAACGGGTCGGTAGCGACGATGCTTTCCGGCGGCGTGGATTCGACGCTCATCCACACGTATCTCGACAACGACGCCACAGTCAGCGCTGCGTTCGACTCCCCGGAGTTCGAGTTCGAGATCGAATACGCTCGGCGGGCGAGCGATCTCCTCGGCTCGGCGCACGAAGTAGTACTGTCCGACGAAGAGAACTTTCTGGATCACGTCGAAACCACAATCGACGCAACGGGACAACCGCTCCTCCTCCCGCAGGCGACGCTGATGCACCTCGCCGTTTCTCGGTCCCCCCATCAAATCTACCTCAATGGCGGGCTCGCCGATGGCCTCTTTGGTACGGGGACAGCCGCGCTGGCGTATCTGGCGCGGTACGCGGGGCGAGCCGCTCGTCTCGTTCCGAATCTGACTTGGCAGCTAGAGGCGCTCAAAAAGACTAGTGAGCAACTCAGGCGTCCGGCGAGTGACCCGACCGGCTGTGCGATGAACTTTCGGATCCATTCGGATCAAAACCTCGTCGCCGATATGTTCGGCCAGACTGCCGTTGAGGAGCGAAAAAATCGCCGGCTTCGATACACCGAGCGACGGGTGGACGCCGACGACCGGAAAGGCTATGCAGCCCACATGCACCTCGGTCACGCGATCGAGTATTTCCATGACAATATTTTAACTATTTGGCGCCACGCCGCACACGACAGCGGGAAGGCCATCCAGACACCCTTCAGTGGACGGAAGGTATTCGAGACCGCCCTCGCGATTTCACCTGCCGATCGATATGCGCGGTTCGCCGTCCCGTCGAGAGATCAGCCGACGAGGGTCGTACAGCACAAATACCTTCTCAAGGAACTGCTCAACGAGCGTCTTCCGGCGTACGATACCAAGAAACGGAAAGGTTATAGCCTCCTTCCGATGCAGCGGTATCTCGACGACGGTCCGCTGTCGAATGCGTTCGACGAGTATCCGATGCCCGAATTCGTTCCAGAGCACTACCGTGGCGTCATCAGAGAGGGAACTGACGAAGTTTCCTGGTATGCGCTCAACTACGCCGTGTGGCGTGATCGGATCCTGCTGAATGAAGACCTTGATATCATCGAGACGACAACCGTTGTCGGGGCTTGA
- a CDS encoding HalOD1 output domain-containing protein, which yields MQSNTRGESWTVLTHWNRQEDIALALDRALDELDGVEDDVVIFDYIDPEAINALFGGPASDRGANELHFTCQQHEIRISDDGTIGARSDSEYRVS from the coding sequence GTGCAATCTAACACTCGTGGCGAGTCGTGGACGGTTCTCACTCACTGGAACCGGCAGGAAGACATCGCACTCGCGCTGGACCGTGCGCTCGACGAACTCGACGGTGTCGAGGACGACGTCGTTATCTTCGACTATATCGACCCCGAGGCGATCAACGCACTCTTCGGAGGGCCTGCATCCGATCGCGGGGCGAACGAGCTCCACTTTACCTGCCAGCAGCACGAGATCCGGATCAGTGACGACGGGACCATCGGAGCCAGATCTGACTCGGAGTACCGCGTCTCGTGA
- a CDS encoding metal-dependent hydrolase — translation MWPWEHLALAYLFGSAVHRVAAGRGPTTAAAGAIVIASQLPDLIDKPLAWTFGVLPSGLSLGHSLLFAVPLSALVILLARADGRTALGIVFALAYGTHLLGDASYSLLTGGELATGFLLWPLIPASSEAGIGLLSQAGVFFDAFVEFLGTPQGRLYLLFEATLLGGATLLWHLDRRPGLSWFRRRLRPSTE, via the coding sequence ATGTGGCCCTGGGAACATCTCGCGCTGGCGTACCTGTTCGGATCGGCCGTCCACAGAGTCGCGGCCGGTCGTGGTCCGACCACTGCAGCGGCCGGTGCGATCGTGATCGCCTCCCAGCTGCCAGACCTGATCGACAAGCCGCTGGCCTGGACGTTTGGGGTGCTTCCCAGCGGACTCTCGCTCGGCCACTCCCTGCTGTTTGCGGTCCCGCTGTCAGCACTTGTGATCCTGCTGGCTCGCGCCGACGGGAGAACGGCCCTGGGTATCGTGTTCGCACTCGCCTACGGCACACACCTGCTGGGTGACGCCTCGTACTCGCTTTTGACCGGCGGTGAACTCGCGACCGGGTTCCTCCTGTGGCCGCTGATCCCGGCCTCGTCCGAGGCTGGCATTGGACTCCTGTCCCAGGCAGGGGTGTTCTTCGATGCGTTCGTCGAGTTCCTGGGAACGCCACAGGGGCGCCTGTATCTCCTCTTCGAGGCGACGCTACTGGGTGGTGCCACCCTGCTCTGGCACCTCGACAGACGACCCGGGCTGTCGTGGTTCAGACGACGGCTTCGTCCGTCGACGGAGTGA
- a CDS encoding DUF354 domain-containing protein, with protein MHYLFFTNTPAHVHMYKHVIRKLQQRGHQTSILARDYGCTIALLDWEELDYTVYGSCGTDRRSLFKQLPGHYYHIARTVRRLDPDLIFGMGAYGAHAGLLSRTPSVLVLDSEPTSLDHAISTPFARVILTPSAFRKDLGESHYTFEGFKESAYLHPSVFDPDPTIRDDLGVGPDEQYVILRLNAFGSHHDVGRDGLTPEVRGPLIERLAEHATVFVSDEDDSLDFSTLPARPFDLHPAKLHDALAEASVLVADTQTMVTEAALLGTPAIRSNSFVGEDDMGNFLELERAGLIVNLRDATEIVDRAISLLADDETGSTWRQRRDAYVKDMVNLTDILVEVAESFETVESVSHLRPARLRAEQTRGGKNVG; from the coding sequence ATGCACTATCTGTTCTTTACGAACACGCCTGCCCACGTCCACATGTACAAACATGTGATCAGGAAGTTACAACAGCGCGGTCACCAGACGTCCATTCTGGCACGGGATTACGGGTGTACGATCGCGTTGCTCGACTGGGAGGAGTTGGACTACACGGTCTACGGGAGTTGTGGCACCGACCGGCGGTCGCTGTTCAAGCAGTTGCCCGGCCACTATTACCACATCGCCCGAACGGTCCGACGACTCGACCCGGACCTCATCTTCGGGATGGGAGCGTACGGGGCCCACGCGGGGCTGCTCTCGCGAACGCCCTCGGTACTCGTTCTCGACTCCGAACCCACGTCGCTCGATCACGCGATATCGACACCGTTTGCACGCGTGATCCTGACACCGTCGGCCTTCCGGAAAGACCTGGGGGAGTCTCACTACACCTTCGAGGGGTTCAAGGAATCGGCGTATCTCCACCCGTCGGTGTTCGACCCCGATCCGACAATCCGGGACGATCTCGGTGTTGGGCCCGACGAGCAGTACGTCATCCTCCGGCTGAACGCCTTCGGCTCCCATCACGACGTCGGAAGGGACGGCCTCACGCCGGAGGTACGAGGGCCCCTGATCGAGCGCCTTGCAGAACACGCAACGGTCTTCGTCTCCGACGAGGACGACTCGCTCGACTTCTCGACGCTCCCCGCCCGCCCGTTCGATCTCCACCCGGCGAAGCTTCACGACGCACTGGCCGAAGCAAGCGTGCTCGTCGCAGACACACAGACGATGGTCACGGAAGCCGCACTGCTGGGGACGCCGGCCATCAGATCGAACTCCTTTGTCGGGGAAGACGACATGGGTAACTTCCTGGAGCTGGAGCGGGCCGGACTGATCGTCAACCTCCGGGACGCGACCGAAATCGTCGACAGGGCGATCTCATTACTCGCTGACGACGAGACTGGATCGACGTGGCGACAGCGACGGGACGCGTACGTCAAAGACATGGTCAACCTCACGGATATCCTCGTGGAGGTCGCCGAATCCTTCGAGACGGTCGAATCCGTATCACACCTCCGGCCAGCACGGCTGCGGGCAGAGCAGACACGCGGGGGCAAAAATGTCGGATGA
- a CDS encoding winged helix-turn-helix domain-containing protein, translating into MSDEWDEIGFVISSDYRVTTLKRLAEGPATPSQIADEADIGIAHVSRALKGLRDRGLVELLVPEERKKGRVYGITTDGNNVWQQIESQNLID; encoded by the coding sequence ATGTCGGATGAATGGGACGAGATCGGATTCGTGATCAGCTCCGATTACCGGGTCACAACGCTGAAACGTCTCGCTGAGGGGCCTGCCACGCCCTCACAGATCGCCGACGAAGCCGATATCGGTATCGCCCATGTCTCCCGGGCACTCAAGGGACTGCGCGATCGGGGACTCGTCGAACTCCTGGTACCGGAGGAGCGCAAGAAAGGACGCGTCTACGGGATCACCACGGACGGAAACAATGTCTGGCAGCAGATCGAATCGCAGAACCTGATCGATTGA
- a CDS encoding HTH domain-containing protein has translation MAQNRQSSLELYVRSLAPRTAIRPHLDRIEALEALAADGLVSEYAIHVVGDGIIHEGDYDGVPIAQHLTQRLAEIEAWAEEHDASIPGIRTTTVTETYFNDMEYTVTRVPHKMVLEYTSGQLRFCSPAIADGERFGVDEHLADIRTSAGYSDRSRMERNL, from the coding sequence ATGGCGCAAAACCGACAAAGTTCGCTCGAACTCTACGTACGGTCACTGGCTCCGCGGACTGCGATCAGGCCCCATCTCGACCGAATTGAGGCCCTCGAGGCGCTGGCCGCGGACGGTCTCGTTTCCGAGTATGCCATCCACGTCGTCGGGGACGGGATCATTCACGAGGGCGACTACGACGGAGTCCCGATCGCCCAACACCTCACCCAGCGCCTCGCTGAAATCGAAGCGTGGGCCGAGGAGCACGATGCCAGTATCCCCGGTATCAGAACGACGACCGTCACGGAAACTTATTTCAACGACATGGAGTACACCGTGACGAGGGTCCCCCACAAGATGGTTCTCGAATACACGAGCGGGCAACTCCGGTTTTGCTCACCGGCGATCGCCGACGGGGAGCGGTTCGGTGTCGACGAACATCTCGCCGACATTCGCACCTCAGCGGGATATTCGGACCGATCGAGAATGGAGCGAAATCTGTAG
- the nreA gene encoding DNA repair protein NreA: protein MRLDDFIEDFQRDEAAEKRRLAEQKSYEITDYLDEVEREFEQAVSGDSLFGATAPEIFVGRSSYPNVSTGVLSPVTDGNAADFATSGEWYRQGLGVSEVLQRRTGLLNSTRSANVDVRDVWDGFVGVQREVAIADHPVDVEVGLDSKPDIDLSLDDVGAPTGPRASAESADLAENPHVPRPVEKTLEDDDWQAEGAMTYLYRRGFDVYDINTILSAGALGRGRNRRLVPTRWSITAVDDTVGQYLRGGIRNASTISETEVHYNEYMGNRYWIVLTPGQWEFELVEMKAPDSVWNPAGEAYYLASAHEGYEGRTGYVEETAGAYYASRLGVLEHLHDRDRQAKCLVLREVTDDYWAPVGVWQVREGVRNAFEGRHGESETFRQAVTDVTKQLPVSLDALRRKSELVAGLQAKLSDF from the coding sequence ATGCGACTGGACGACTTCATCGAGGACTTCCAGCGCGACGAGGCCGCCGAGAAGCGACGCCTCGCCGAACAGAAGTCCTACGAGATCACCGACTACCTCGATGAGGTCGAACGGGAGTTCGAGCAGGCTGTCTCCGGGGATTCGCTGTTCGGGGCGACGGCTCCGGAGATCTTCGTCGGTCGATCGTCGTACCCCAACGTCTCGACGGGCGTGCTCTCACCCGTCACGGACGGCAACGCCGCCGACTTTGCCACCTCTGGCGAGTGGTACCGGCAGGGCCTGGGCGTCTCTGAGGTCCTCCAGCGTCGGACCGGCCTGCTGAATTCGACCCGGTCGGCAAACGTCGACGTGCGGGACGTCTGGGACGGGTTCGTCGGCGTCCAGCGGGAAGTCGCCATCGCCGATCACCCCGTCGACGTCGAGGTCGGTCTGGACAGCAAACCCGATATCGACCTCTCGCTCGACGACGTGGGCGCACCGACCGGGCCGCGAGCCAGCGCCGAGTCGGCCGACCTCGCGGAGAACCCCCACGTCCCCCGGCCGGTCGAGAAGACGCTGGAGGACGACGACTGGCAGGCCGAGGGTGCGATGACCTATCTCTACCGGCGCGGGTTCGACGTCTACGACATCAATACGATCCTCTCGGCCGGCGCGCTCGGTCGGGGCCGAAACCGACGGCTCGTCCCGACGCGGTGGTCGATCACCGCCGTCGACGACACTGTCGGGCAGTACCTCCGTGGTGGGATCAGAAACGCCTCGACCATCAGCGAGACCGAGGTGCACTACAACGAGTACATGGGCAACCGCTACTGGATCGTTCTGACGCCCGGCCAGTGGGAGTTCGAACTCGTCGAGATGAAAGCCCCCGACAGCGTCTGGAACCCCGCTGGCGAGGCCTACTACCTCGCCAGCGCCCACGAGGGCTACGAGGGTCGGACGGGCTACGTCGAGGAGACCGCCGGCGCGTACTACGCCTCCCGACTGGGCGTGCTCGAGCACCTCCACGACCGGGACAGGCAGGCCAAGTGTCTCGTCCTCCGGGAAGTGACCGACGACTACTGGGCTCCGGTCGGCGTCTGGCAGGTCCGGGAAGGCGTTCGCAACGCCTTCGAGGGCCGGCACGGCGAGAGCGAGACCTTCCGACAGGCCGTGACCGACGTGACCAAGCAGTTGCCGGTCTCGCTGGATGCGCTCCGGCGCAAGTCAGAACTGGTCGCCGGGCTGCAGGCGAAACTGAGTGATTTCTGA
- a CDS encoding DUF5808 domain-containing protein, giving the protein MTDKPQSGELFGVPYNFERPSLKRLLSSYWQPGERMVVEKPFGVGYTLNLANWRSWIVLAIAGLLVYQETSGSDEHEETGEDEEPVEVIVD; this is encoded by the coding sequence ATGACGGACAAGCCACAGTCCGGCGAACTCTTCGGCGTGCCGTACAACTTCGAGCGACCGAGCCTCAAGCGGTTGCTGTCGTCCTACTGGCAGCCCGGCGAGCGCATGGTCGTCGAGAAACCGTTCGGCGTCGGCTACACGCTGAACCTCGCGAACTGGCGGTCCTGGATCGTGCTCGCGATCGCCGGGCTGCTGGTCTATCAGGAAACCAGCGGTAGCGACGAGCACGAGGAAACAGGTGAGGACGAGGAACCGGTCGAGGTCATCGTCGACTGA